One part of the Acidobacteriota bacterium genome encodes these proteins:
- the larE gene encoding ATP-dependent sacrificial sulfur transferase LarE has product MTVPASRVTDLLVTAFGARGPVLVAFSGGVDSAVVAALAERAAPGEALAVTAAAETLAGAELDNARRVAREIGIRHRVVTYSELDEPEFVANPKYRCYVCQGMRMDTMVRLAREEGFPVVADGTNASDPGPDRPGLAAIEERGVWSPLLDHGVTKNGVRQLAQALDLSVWDRPSNACLSSRIPHGQVVTLGKLKRVEAAEEILAEAGFRVVRVRHAGRSARVEVGRDELATLEALWPNLERRLLAIGFEQAVIDPAGYRSGGADAAAGSEAVLAATAEG; this is encoded by the coding sequence ATGACTGTTCCTGCTTCAAGAGTTACCGACCTGCTGGTGACCGCCTTCGGCGCTCGCGGTCCGGTGCTGGTGGCGTTTTCCGGTGGAGTGGATTCGGCGGTGGTGGCGGCCCTCGCCGAGCGGGCGGCACCGGGCGAAGCCCTGGCCGTGACGGCGGCGGCGGAAACCCTGGCCGGTGCCGAGCTGGACAACGCCCGCCGAGTGGCTCGGGAGATCGGCATCCGTCACCGGGTGGTGACCTACAGCGAGCTGGACGAGCCGGAGTTCGTTGCCAACCCGAAGTATCGCTGTTACGTCTGCCAGGGGATGCGCATGGACACCATGGTGCGCCTCGCCCGGGAGGAGGGCTTCCCGGTGGTCGCCGACGGCACCAACGCTTCGGATCCGGGGCCTGACCGGCCCGGCCTGGCGGCGATCGAGGAACGCGGCGTGTGGAGTCCGCTGCTCGATCACGGGGTGACCAAGAACGGCGTTCGCCAGCTCGCCCAGGCGCTGGACCTGTCGGTTTGGGACCGTCCCTCGAACGCCTGTCTGTCGTCGCGCATTCCCCATGGCCAGGTGGTCACCCTCGGCAAGCTGAAGCGCGTCGAGGCGGCGGAGGAGATCCTCGCCGAGGCGGGTTTCCGGGTGGTGCGGGTGCGCCACGCCGGGCGCTCGGCGCGGGTGGAGGTGGGACGCGACGAATTGGCGACCCTCGAAGCCCTTTGGCCGAATCTCGAAAGGCGCCTCCTCGCCATCGGTTTCGAGCAGGCCGTCATCGATCCGGCGGGCTACCGCAGCGGCGGAGCGGACGCCGCCGCCGGCTCCGAAGCCGTTCTGGCGGCGACCGCCGAGGGCTGA
- the larB gene encoding nickel pincer cofactor biosynthesis protein LarB: MERAKIEALLRSVADGEIDPQAAAERLAQLPFADLGFARLDLHRELRGGLPEAIFSEGKTDDDLAAIAGRMLAAHGRLLVTRLAAERAPVLRAAIPKGGPDWKYHERARIFTAGEPHAGGGRILAVLAAGTSDLPVAEEAAVCAEWFGLEVERHFDVGVAGLHRLLAVLPEVRQAGAIIVVAGMDGALPSVTAGLVATPVVAVPTSVGYGAAFGGVAALLSMLNSCAAGVTVVNIDNGFGAAVTAQRMLCPDLEASDDD, translated from the coding sequence GTGGAACGGGCGAAGATCGAAGCGCTGCTGCGGTCGGTTGCGGACGGTGAGATCGATCCGCAGGCCGCCGCCGAGAGGCTGGCGCAGCTCCCGTTCGCCGACCTCGGTTTCGCCCGCCTCGATCTCCATCGCGAACTGCGCGGCGGCCTGCCCGAAGCGATCTTCTCCGAAGGCAAGACGGACGACGACCTGGCGGCCATCGCCGGCCGCATGCTCGCCGCCCACGGCCGCCTGCTGGTGACCCGCCTGGCGGCGGAGCGCGCGCCGGTGCTGCGCGCAGCGATTCCAAAGGGCGGCCCGGATTGGAAGTACCACGAGCGGGCGCGGATCTTCACCGCCGGCGAGCCGCACGCCGGAGGTGGCCGGATCTTGGCGGTGTTGGCGGCGGGAACCTCGGATCTGCCGGTGGCCGAGGAGGCGGCGGTTTGCGCCGAGTGGTTCGGCCTGGAAGTCGAACGCCATTTCGATGTCGGCGTCGCCGGGTTGCACCGGCTGCTGGCGGTGTTGCCCGAGGTCCGGCAGGCCGGTGCGATCATCGTGGTGGCGGGGATGGACGGCGCGCTGCCCTCGGTGACCGCCGGACTGGTCGCCACGCCGGTGGTGGCGGTGCCGACAAGCGTCGGCTACGGTGCCGCCTTCGGTGGGGTGGCAGCTCTACTTTCGATGCTCAATTCCTGCGCCGCCGGGGTGACCGTGGTCAACATCGACAACGGCTTCGGCGCCGCGGTGACGGCCCAACGCATGCTCTGCCCCGACTTGGAGGCTTCCGATGACGACTGA
- a CDS encoding YfiT family bacillithiol transferase yields MTTETTATDPRYPIGPFRAPESMSEEDRQQAIQRIGILPAHLRAAVEGLTDGQLDTPYREDGWTVRQVVHHVVDSHLNAYIRFKTVLTEDRPTIRPYDQDAWSNLADASDPLEGSLRVLEALHGRWERLLISIEAAAWHRPFIHPESGEHTLEWLLALYAWHGDHHVAHVTRLRAAEMDSRRGKGEA; encoded by the coding sequence ATGACGACTGAGACCACTGCGACGGATCCACGCTATCCCATCGGCCCGTTTCGGGCGCCGGAGTCGATGTCGGAAGAAGATCGGCAGCAGGCCATCCAACGCATCGGCATTCTGCCGGCGCACCTGCGGGCGGCGGTCGAGGGACTGACCGACGGGCAGCTCGATACCCCCTATCGGGAGGACGGCTGGACGGTACGGCAGGTGGTCCACCACGTGGTCGACAGCCATCTGAATGCCTACATCCGATTCAAGACGGTGCTCACCGAAGACCGGCCGACCATTCGCCCCTACGACCAAGACGCCTGGTCGAACCTGGCGGACGCCTCCGACCCGCTGGAGGGTTCGCTGCGTGTGCTGGAAGCTCTCCATGGGCGCTGGGAGCGGTTGTTGATCTCCATCGAGGCGGCCGCCTGGCACCGCCCCTTCATCCATCCGGAGAGCGGCGAGCACACCCTCGAATGGCTCCTCGCCCTGTATGCCTGGCACGGCGATCATCATGTGGCGCACGTGACGCGGCTGCGGGCGGCGGAGATGGATTCCCGGCGAGGGAAGGGCGAGGCTTAG
- the polX gene encoding DNA polymerase/3'-5' exonuclease PolX, which translates to MDNANIIRVLRETAALLEIQGANPFRIRAYRNAVHTLQDQTVPLARRLEEGEDLTALDGIGKEMARHIAEVVETGELTLHEDLLAEIPRGVLEVRELSGVGPKKAARLWRELGVTDLPSLEAAAQDGKVGKLSGFGLKSEAKILDALEKNRRHRGRFRLADADAMVEPLLAFLRTFDGLERVEAAGSLRRRKDTVGDIDLLAITQGGGGPLIEHFVAYGEVESVAMAGDTRASVTLKSGLSVDLRVLQRENYGAALVYFTGSKEHNVKLRQRAVERGLKVSEYGVFRQEEEERPTDGERIGGAEEREIYQALDLVWIPPELREDRGELKRAAEGELPRLLEPGDLKGDLHMHSTWSDGSVSLAEMVAACAERGYDYMAIADHSASIPIVTGMDGEKLRRQWKEIDEIESSDPGIRVLKSMEVDILEDGSLDLDEESLALLDLVIASVHGQFDLPRAVQTRRLIKALSHPQVNILGHATARSIPKRPPMELDLDEVLRCAAEHRVAVEINSRPRRLDLPDVHVLRAKELGVKMVISTDAHRPTHLDLISYGVEQARRAWLGPDDVLTTRSADALLKALEKS; encoded by the coding sequence ATGGACAACGCCAACATCATCCGAGTGCTGCGGGAAACCGCCGCCCTGCTGGAGATCCAGGGTGCCAACCCGTTCCGCATCCGCGCCTACCGGAATGCCGTGCACACCCTCCAAGATCAGACCGTGCCGCTGGCGCGGCGACTGGAGGAGGGCGAGGACCTGACCGCCTTGGACGGGATCGGCAAGGAGATGGCGCGACACATTGCGGAAGTGGTGGAGACCGGCGAGTTGACCCTCCACGAGGATCTTCTGGCGGAGATCCCCCGCGGGGTGCTGGAGGTGCGCGAGCTGTCCGGCGTGGGCCCCAAGAAGGCGGCGCGGCTGTGGCGGGAACTGGGGGTGACGGACCTGCCCTCCCTCGAGGCCGCCGCGCAGGACGGCAAGGTCGGCAAGCTCTCCGGATTCGGATTGAAGAGCGAGGCCAAGATTCTCGACGCCCTGGAAAAGAATCGCCGGCATCGCGGGCGCTTTCGCCTGGCCGATGCCGACGCCATGGTCGAGCCGCTCCTCGCTTTCCTCCGCACCTTCGACGGTCTCGAGCGGGTGGAAGCCGCCGGCAGCCTGCGCCGGCGCAAGGACACCGTCGGGGACATCGACCTCCTCGCCATCACCCAAGGAGGCGGCGGACCGCTGATCGAGCACTTCGTCGCCTACGGCGAGGTGGAGTCCGTTGCCATGGCCGGCGACACCCGCGCTAGCGTAACCCTCAAGTCCGGTCTATCGGTGGATCTCCGGGTCCTCCAACGGGAGAACTACGGCGCCGCCCTGGTGTACTTCACCGGCTCGAAGGAGCACAACGTCAAGCTCCGCCAGCGAGCCGTGGAGCGCGGCCTCAAGGTTTCCGAGTACGGGGTATTTCGGCAAGAGGAGGAGGAACGCCCAACCGACGGTGAGCGCATCGGCGGCGCCGAGGAGCGCGAGATCTACCAGGCTCTCGATCTGGTGTGGATTCCACCGGAGTTGCGGGAAGACCGCGGCGAACTGAAGCGTGCCGCCGAGGGTGAGCTTCCGCGGCTACTCGAACCGGGCGATCTCAAGGGTGACCTCCACATGCATTCCACCTGGTCCGACGGCTCCGTGTCGCTGGCGGAGATGGTCGCCGCCTGCGCCGAACGCGGCTACGACTACATGGCGATCGCGGACCACAGCGCGTCGATCCCCATCGTCACCGGGATGGACGGCGAGAAGCTCCGCCGGCAGTGGAAAGAGATCGATGAGATCGAGTCCTCGGATCCGGGCATTCGAGTTCTCAAGAGCATGGAAGTGGACATCCTGGAGGATGGATCCCTCGATCTCGACGAAGAGAGCTTGGCGCTCCTCGATCTGGTGATCGCCTCGGTCCACGGCCAGTTCGACCTGCCCCGCGCCGTTCAAACCCGCCGGCTGATCAAGGCACTGTCGCACCCCCAGGTCAACATTCTGGGACACGCCACGGCGCGCTCGATTCCCAAACGCCCACCCATGGAGCTCGACCTCGACGAAGTGCTGCGGTGCGCCGCCGAACACCGGGTGGCGGTGGAGATCAACAGCAGGCCGCGACGCCTCGACCTGCCGGACGTCCACGTCCTACGCGCCAAAGAGCTGGGGGTGAAAATGGTGATCTCGACGGACGCCCACCGGCCGACACATCTCGATCTCATCTCCTACGGCGTGGAACAGGCCCGGCGCGCCTGGCTGGGGCCGGATGATGTGCTCACCACCCGGTCGGCGGATGCCTTGCTGAAAGCGCTGGAGAAGTCCTAA
- a CDS encoding ribbon-helix-helix protein, CopG family, protein MVRTQISLPAEEYEAAKAEARRLGISFAEYLRRALRATLPVDESKPWMKMAGMVDAGDPEASQRIDEVVYGHKE, encoded by the coding sequence ATGGTGCGAACTCAGATCAGCCTTCCGGCAGAAGAGTATGAAGCAGCGAAGGCAGAGGCGCGTCGCTTGGGAATCTCCTTTGCGGAGTATTTGAGGAGGGCTCTTCGGGCGACTCTTCCCGTAGACGAGTCGAAACCGTGGATGAAGATGGCGGGCATGGTGGACGCTGGCGATCCGGAGGCGAGTCAGCGAATCGACGAAGTGGTCTATGGGCACAAGGAGTAG
- a CDS encoding PIN domain-containing protein, translated as MGTRSRAYVDTSALIAFASRSDSYHFLFRRLFSDPPSLVTTPLVVAEAHAWFLRRFDQRKALEFIALLERLSPLEIERVSAADQRVGFALLRRFSDQNLTLTDAVGLHLMERQKLEVCWSTDRHLALTGIPLVIHRY; from the coding sequence ATGGGCACAAGGAGTAGAGCCTACGTCGACACCTCGGCCCTGATCGCCTTTGCGAGTCGGTCTGACTCCTACCACTTCCTGTTTCGGCGCCTCTTTTCGGATCCGCCTTCGCTGGTCACCACTCCGCTTGTCGTTGCGGAGGCGCATGCCTGGTTTCTGCGTCGATTCGATCAGCGAAAAGCCCTTGAGTTCATTGCTCTTTTAGAGCGTTTGTCTCCTCTCGAAATCGAACGAGTATCCGCCGCCGATCAGCGAGTCGGTTTTGCGCTTCTCAGGCGATTTTCGGATCAGAACTTGACCCTGACCGACGCCGTCGGCCTTCACCTGATGGAGCGCCAGAAGCTGGAAGTCTGTTGGTCAACGGACAGACATCTTGCCTTGACCGGCATTCCCCTCGTGATTCACCGGTACTAG
- a CDS encoding type II toxin-antitoxin system VapC family toxin encodes MILADSDVLIDALRGHDPGATLVETLLRGPGLATTAISAFELRSGCRRESQREAVDALLEALTIIDFDAKAAQAAAEARLALEATGQPIGMADYLIAGICLSRGARLLTRNQRHFERVSGLVLEPL; translated from the coding sequence GTGATCCTGGCTGACTCCGATGTGTTGATCGATGCCCTGCGGGGTCACGATCCCGGCGCAACCCTTGTCGAGACCCTACTCCGAGGACCGGGCCTCGCAACCACCGCAATCTCGGCCTTCGAACTCCGAAGCGGCTGCCGACGGGAATCCCAGCGAGAAGCCGTCGATGCTCTGCTCGAGGCCCTCACGATCATCGACTTCGACGCCAAGGCGGCGCAGGCAGCCGCCGAAGCGCGTCTCGCCCTCGAAGCCACCGGCCAGCCGATCGGAATGGCCGACTACCTGATCGCCGGAATCTGCCTTTCGCGCGGTGCTCGATTGTTGACGAGGAACCAGCGCCACTTCGAACGAGTGTCCGGCCTGGTCCTGGAACCTCTGTAG
- the ligA gene encoding NAD-dependent DNA ligase LigA codes for MNRSEARAEIDALRAKIRHHDYLYYVRDAPEIADSAYDKLFHRLRDLEEDHPQWVTDDSPTQRVGGQALDKFPTVEHAAPMLSLDSNQTEEALRRFDERLRKALAASESAVEVAYSLEPKLDGASLELIYEGGALVRAATRGDGQKGEQITENARTIQSVPLRLRNDARPAPPMLALRGEVILSIEAFDQLNERLMAEGKDPFANPRNVAAGALRQLDPRQTAAKRLDLYVYDILAAEWASPEDAPSTQLEVFEALRDWGLRVSNLSRRGESVEDILAYHSDLEGRRDDLGFEIDGVVIKLNDLAAREGLGATSRFPRWAYAHKFPPRKEVTRLVSILPSVGRTGVVTPVAILRPVELSGVTVSRATLHNREEVARKDVREGDRVRIQRAGDVIPQVIERIEEPDRERGPAWSMPRACPSCGTELMEKGPFSICPNSFECVAQLAARLIHFGSRDALDIEGLGEKSVHLFVEQKLVRQVPDLFDLKADQLMPLEGFAKKSAQELVAAIDRASKAELSRFLYGLGIPEVGTTTARDLARHFGTFEAVRQASEEALQEVSGVGPRVAEEITLFFGEQRNRAVLDALLGGRVELIEPGPPPESPADDDELPLAGKKMVFTGGLDRMPRRQAQGLAESLGAKVTGSVSKATDYVVAGADPGSKLDKAEALGVTVLDEEAFWELLAGFGMKAER; via the coding sequence ATGAACCGATCGGAAGCAAGAGCGGAGATCGACGCCCTGCGGGCGAAGATTCGTCATCACGACTATCTCTACTACGTGCGCGACGCCCCGGAGATCGCCGACAGCGCCTACGACAAACTGTTCCACCGGCTGCGCGACCTGGAAGAGGACCATCCGCAGTGGGTGACGGACGACTCCCCCACCCAGCGGGTGGGCGGACAAGCCCTCGACAAGTTTCCCACCGTGGAACACGCGGCACCGATGCTGTCGCTGGACTCGAATCAGACGGAAGAAGCCCTGCGCCGATTCGACGAGCGCCTCCGCAAAGCCCTCGCCGCCTCGGAATCGGCCGTCGAGGTGGCCTACAGCCTGGAGCCCAAACTGGACGGCGCCTCCCTGGAGTTGATCTACGAAGGCGGCGCGCTGGTGCGCGCCGCCACCCGCGGCGACGGCCAGAAGGGCGAACAGATCACCGAGAACGCCCGCACCATCCAGTCCGTCCCCCTGCGCCTGCGCAACGACGCCCGCCCCGCCCCGCCGATGCTCGCCTTGCGCGGCGAGGTCATCCTCTCCATCGAAGCCTTCGACCAGCTCAACGAAAGACTGATGGCCGAAGGCAAGGATCCCTTCGCCAACCCGCGCAACGTCGCCGCCGGCGCCCTGCGCCAGCTCGACCCCCGGCAAACCGCCGCCAAGCGCCTCGATCTCTACGTCTACGACATCCTGGCCGCCGAGTGGGCGTCGCCGGAGGATGCCCCGAGCACCCAGCTAGAAGTCTTCGAGGCGCTGCGAGATTGGGGACTGCGGGTGTCGAATCTGTCGCGGCGGGGCGAATCCGTCGAGGACATCCTCGCCTATCATTCGGATCTCGAAGGACGGCGCGACGATCTCGGCTTCGAGATCGACGGCGTGGTGATCAAACTCAACGATCTGGCCGCCCGCGAGGGCTTGGGCGCCACCTCCCGCTTTCCGCGCTGGGCTTACGCCCACAAGTTTCCGCCGCGTAAGGAGGTCACCCGGCTGGTGAGCATCCTGCCGAGCGTCGGCCGCACCGGCGTGGTGACCCCGGTCGCCATCCTTCGCCCGGTGGAACTCTCCGGCGTCACCGTAAGCCGCGCCACCCTCCACAACCGCGAAGAAGTCGCCCGCAAGGACGTAAGGGAGGGCGACCGGGTGCGCATCCAGCGCGCCGGCGACGTGATTCCGCAGGTGATCGAGCGCATCGAAGAGCCGGACCGCGAGCGCGGTCCGGCCTGGTCGATGCCGCGGGCGTGCCCGTCCTGCGGCACCGAGCTGATGGAAAAGGGGCCCTTCTCGATTTGCCCGAACAGCTTCGAATGCGTGGCGCAGCTCGCCGCCCGGCTGATCCACTTCGGCTCCCGGGACGCCCTCGACATCGAAGGCCTCGGCGAAAAGAGCGTCCACCTGTTCGTCGAACAGAAACTCGTCCGCCAGGTACCGGACCTCTTCGATCTCAAGGCCGACCAGCTCATGCCCCTCGAAGGCTTCGCCAAGAAGTCCGCTCAAGAACTGGTGGCGGCGATCGACCGGGCCTCCAAGGCCGAACTCTCCCGCTTCCTCTACGGCCTCGGCATTCCCGAAGTGGGCACCACCACGGCGCGGGACCTCGCCAGGCACTTCGGCACCTTCGAGGCCGTTCGCCAGGCGAGCGAGGAGGCCCTGCAGGAGGTCTCCGGCGTCGGCCCGCGAGTGGCCGAGGAGATCACCCTGTTCTTCGGCGAACAGCGCAACCGGGCGGTGCTCGATGCGCTTCTCGGCGGCCGCGTCGAACTGATCGAACCGGGTCCCCCGCCGGAGAGTCCCGCGGACGACGACGAACTACCCCTCGCCGGGAAAAAGATGGTCTTCACCGGCGGCCTCGACCGCATGCCCCGCCGCCAGGCTCAAGGACTCGCCGAGAGCCTCGGCGCCAAAGTCACCGGTTCCGTGAGCAAGGCCACCGACTACGTGGTGGCCGGCGCCGACCCCGGCTCCAAGCTCGACAAAGCCGAGGCGCTGGGGGTGACGGTGCTCGATGAAGAGGCGTTTTGGGAGCTGCTGGCAGGGTTCGGGATGAAGGCGGAGAGATAG
- a CDS encoding YihY/virulence factor BrkB family protein, translated as MKRVGAGEMWRRLLRRRHRLLAPLRRRLERDDLMLSSAGLAFFFLLTIVPLLLVFTTVFGYLALDSWQLRSRLFEAVGRVSPSGAVTSLLRESVSEISRQASADKILLGLVLALWASSFGVAAIGRVLNAAYGVREGRRWLMRRLQGMALVIAFAVVSLVALAMVFFGGRLADRLVEMWSSATLLLVIWHVGRWLILLVALILAFDLLLNLTPNISRQQRGWFSPGAVLGVTLWVGASYGLRAFLELAPLTTRAYGSLAVVIALLFWFFVTGASILIGGELNSELTDPG; from the coding sequence ATGAAGCGCGTCGGAGCTGGGGAGATGTGGCGTCGCCTGCTGCGGCGGAGGCACCGCCTGCTGGCGCCGCTGCGGCGGCGTCTCGAACGGGACGATTTGATGCTGTCGTCCGCCGGCCTCGCTTTCTTCTTTCTCCTGACCATCGTGCCGCTGTTGCTGGTGTTCACCACCGTCTTCGGGTATCTGGCGCTCGACTCCTGGCAGCTCCGCTCCCGGCTGTTCGAGGCGGTCGGCCGGGTGTCGCCGAGCGGCGCCGTCACCTCCCTGCTGCGCGAGTCCGTCTCCGAGATTTCGCGCCAGGCTTCCGCCGACAAGATTCTCCTCGGCCTGGTGCTCGCCCTGTGGGCGTCGTCCTTCGGGGTAGCGGCCATCGGCCGGGTGCTCAATGCCGCGTATGGTGTGCGCGAGGGGCGTCGGTGGCTGATGCGGCGTTTGCAGGGCATGGCGCTGGTGATCGCCTTCGCGGTGGTCAGCCTAGTGGCCCTGGCGATGGTGTTCTTCGGCGGGCGCCTGGCGGACCGGTTGGTTGAGATGTGGAGTTCGGCAACCCTGCTGCTGGTGATTTGGCACGTCGGCCGCTGGTTGATCCTGCTGGTCGCATTGATTCTCGCTTTCGATCTACTGTTGAACCTCACGCCCAACATCTCCCGCCAACAGCGGGGCTGGTTCTCGCCCGGCGCGGTGCTGGGAGTCACCCTTTGGGTGGGCGCTTCCTACGGTTTGCGTGCGTTCCTCGAGCTGGCGCCCCTCACCACTCGCGCCTACGGTTCGCTGGCGGTGGTGATCGCTCTGCTGTTCTGGTTTTTCGTTACCGGCGCCTCGATCCTGATCGGCGGTGAATTGAATTCCGAGTTGACGGATCCGGGGTAG
- a CDS encoding metallophosphoesterase, whose translation MRFLHTSDWQLGMRRHYLDAEAGARFAAERFDAVRRLGEVGRKAGCDFAVVAGDVFESNRVAGEVVLKAIDAMAAADLPWYLLPGNHDPLDGASVYRSPELAAGRRPSNIHLLTDFEPRRVTEGVEVVGAPWRSKRPGRDLVAELAASLSPARGLRVAVAHGRVDTFTPQDRDPAIIRRQGVDDAVERGLFHYLALGDRHSATRLGDRVYYSGAPEATDFKEQRPGRGLVVAVDAEGSRVEEVAVGRWTFRTDEARLAGEDDVAELENSLEDIADKTRAILRLTLVGELSLRARALLDDTLERVRGRFAHLEADSSDLVLVPSRLDEEDLSLAGYGREAFRALQQAAGDPSSGDRPGERQAASDALSLLYRLAGGGVDA comes from the coding sequence ATGCGTTTTCTCCACACCAGCGACTGGCAGCTCGGCATGCGGCGCCACTATCTCGATGCCGAGGCCGGCGCTCGCTTCGCAGCGGAGCGTTTCGATGCGGTTCGGCGTCTGGGTGAGGTCGGCCGGAAAGCCGGCTGCGACTTCGCGGTGGTGGCCGGCGACGTGTTCGAGTCGAACCGGGTGGCCGGCGAAGTGGTACTCAAGGCGATCGATGCAATGGCCGCCGCCGACCTCCCCTGGTACCTGCTGCCGGGCAATCACGATCCACTGGACGGCGCCTCGGTCTACCGATCGCCGGAACTGGCGGCCGGCCGCCGCCCCTCGAACATCCACCTGTTGACGGATTTCGAACCCCGCCGCGTCACCGAGGGAGTCGAGGTGGTGGGAGCGCCGTGGCGCTCGAAACGGCCCGGTCGCGACCTGGTGGCGGAGCTGGCGGCGAGCCTGTCGCCGGCGCGCGGGCTGCGGGTGGCGGTGGCCCACGGGCGGGTAGACACCTTTACCCCGCAGGATCGCGACCCGGCGATCATCCGCCGCCAGGGGGTGGACGACGCCGTCGAACGGGGTCTGTTCCACTACTTGGCGCTGGGGGATCGTCACTCGGCGACCCGCCTCGGCGACCGGGTGTACTACTCCGGCGCGCCGGAAGCGACGGATTTCAAGGAACAACGCCCCGGCCGGGGGCTGGTGGTGGCGGTGGACGCCGAGGGTTCGCGGGTGGAGGAGGTCGCCGTCGGTCGCTGGACCTTCCGCACCGACGAGGCCCGCCTGGCCGGCGAGGACGACGTCGCGGAGCTGGAGAACTCTCTCGAAGACATCGCCGATAAGACCCGGGCGATTCTCCGCCTCACCCTAGTCGGAGAGCTTTCCTTGCGCGCCCGGGCCCTCCTGGACGACACCCTGGAGCGGGTCCGCGGCCGGTTCGCCCACCTGGAGGCAGACTCCTCGGACCTGGTGCTGGTGCCCAGCCGCTTGGATGAAGAAGACCTCTCCCTGGCCGGCTATGGCCGGGAGGCCTTTCGCGCTCTCCAGCAGGCGGCGGGAGATCCCTCCTCCGGCGACCGTCCGGGCGAGCGGCAGGCGGCAAGCGATGCTCTTTCGCTGCTCTATCGCCTGGCCGGCGGTGGGGTTGATGCGTGA